The following proteins are co-located in the Nitrospirota bacterium genome:
- a CDS encoding DUF2283 domain-containing protein, with protein sequence MEKITITFDKVGNTLDVWFEKPRPCINEELGNGVIIKKDESGEIIGFEKINYLKRERPDKVQSIPLEVAVV encoded by the coding sequence ATGGAAAAGATAACAATAACCTTTGACAAGGTCGGCAATACACTTGATGTCTGGTTTGAAAAACCAAGGCCATGCATTAATGAAGAATTGGGTAACGGAGTTATCATCAAGAAAGACGAGAGCGGAGAGATTATAGGCTTTGAGAAAATAAATTATCTCAAACGGGAAAGGCCTGATAAAGTGCAATCAATTCCTTTAGAAGTAGCTGTTGTCTGA
- a CDS encoding cytotoxin: MAGQVEIVLTEEFEKAYKKLPEEIKNKVKKQLKFLSHNPAHPSLKIHKLNGEWEFYVDIHYRCFFLREGGKLTLLTVGSHRVVDRYKKY; the protein is encoded by the coding sequence ATGGCTGGACAAGTAGAAATAGTTCTCACTGAAGAGTTCGAAAAAGCTTATAAAAAACTTCCGGAAGAGATCAAAAATAAGGTCAAGAAACAATTAAAGTTCCTGAGTCATAATCCAGCCCATCCATCCCTAAAAATACACAAACTAAACGGCGAATGGGAATTTTATGTTGACATTCATTACAGGTGTTTCTTCCTGAGAGAAGGCGGAAAGCTCACACTCCTGACAGTTGGAAGCCACAGGGTAGTGGATAGATACAAAAAATATTAA
- a CDS encoding DUF4258 domain-containing protein: protein MEILFEVKTSTSKVIRTTQSHWELIAKLKHPEMEGKEAEVKNCLSNPVEIRKSSEAPDVYLYYSPYMQYYICVVAKHLNGDGFIITAYITDKIKEGGTVWKR, encoded by the coding sequence ATGGAAATTCTTTTTGAAGTCAAAACATCCACAAGCAAAGTTATCAGGACTACTCAAAGCCACTGGGAGCTTATTGCAAAGTTAAAGCATCCGGAGATGGAGGGAAAAGAGGCAGAAGTTAAGAACTGTCTGTCCAATCCAGTCGAGATAAGAAAAAGTTCTGAAGCCCCTGATGTCTATTTATATTATTCGCCATATATGCAATACTATATCTGTGTAGTTGCAAAGCATTTAAACGGAGACGGCTTTATAATAACAGCATACATAACCGATAAGATAAAGGAAGGTGGAACTGTATGGAAAAGATAA